The following proteins are encoded in a genomic region of Spirosoma sp. SC4-14:
- the nadC gene encoding carboxylating nicotinate-nucleotide diphosphorylase yields MNLHEFIQLALAEDIGDGDHTSLATIPADAQKRARLLVKGEGVLAGVEVAKAVFAEVDPSFQVDVLLQDGTYIKPGDVVLTVSGSARNILTAERLVLNCMQRMSGIATHTRQLVDLLEGTRAQLLDTRKTTPNFRICEKMATKIGGAVNHRFGLYDMILIKDNHIDYAGGIEAAIKKAVTYLQETGRSLRIEIETRNRAEVEDVLRVGQVDIILLDNFPPDGIREMVRLINGRFITEASGGIDETNLRAYAETGVDFISSGALTHQINSLDLSLKAY; encoded by the coding sequence ATGAATTTGCATGAATTTATCCAGTTAGCTTTGGCCGAAGACATTGGCGATGGCGATCATACATCGCTGGCAACTATTCCGGCCGATGCGCAAAAGCGCGCTCGCTTACTCGTAAAAGGAGAAGGGGTTTTGGCCGGTGTAGAAGTAGCAAAGGCAGTTTTTGCCGAAGTAGACCCCAGCTTTCAGGTTGATGTGTTGTTGCAGGACGGCACCTATATAAAACCTGGAGATGTTGTTTTAACGGTTAGTGGGAGTGCCCGAAATATTCTGACGGCTGAGCGGTTAGTTCTGAATTGCATGCAGCGAATGAGCGGCATTGCTACCCATACCCGGCAATTGGTCGACCTGCTCGAAGGAACGCGGGCCCAACTGCTCGATACCCGTAAGACAACACCAAATTTTCGCATTTGTGAAAAAATGGCTACTAAAATAGGGGGAGCCGTCAATCACAGGTTTGGGTTATATGACATGATTCTGATTAAAGATAATCATATCGATTATGCCGGTGGTATTGAAGCCGCTATCAAAAAGGCAGTGACCTACTTACAGGAAACGGGTCGGTCGCTCCGGATCGAAATAGAAACCCGAAACCGGGCCGAAGTAGAAGACGTATTACGGGTGGGGCAGGTCGATATTATTCTACTCGATAATTTTCCGCCTGATGGCATTCGGGAAATGGTTCGATTAATTAATGGCCGTTTTATTACAGAAGCCTCGGGAGGTATTGATGAGACAAATTTGCGAGCTTATGCCGAGACCGGAGTCGATTTTATCTCCTCCGGTGCTCTGACACATCAGATTAATAGCCTTGATTTAAGTTTGAAGGCTTATTGA
- a CDS encoding pyruvate dehydrogenase complex E1 component subunit beta: MREIQFREALREAMSEEMRRDPKVYLMGEEVAEYNGAYKVSQGMLDEFGPERVVDTPIAELGFAGIGVGSAINGLRPIIEFMTFNFSLVAIDQVINSAAKVMSMSGGQYSCPIVFRGPTGNAGMLSSQHSQNFENWFANTPGLKVVVPSNPYDAKGLLKSSIRDNDPVIFMESELMYGDKGQVPEEEYLIPIGQAHVVREGNDVTIVSFGKIMKVALAAADELAKNGVSAEVIDLRTVRPIDYATIINSVKKTNRCVIVEEAWPLAAISSELTYNIQRNAFDYLDAPVIRVNSMDLPLPYAPTLIEAILPSVKRTLQAVESVMYKK; this comes from the coding sequence ATGAGAGAAATACAGTTCCGCGAAGCCCTGCGGGAGGCCATGTCGGAGGAAATGCGCCGGGACCCAAAAGTGTATCTGATGGGCGAAGAAGTTGCCGAGTATAACGGTGCTTACAAAGTCAGTCAGGGCATGCTGGATGAGTTTGGGCCAGAACGGGTAGTCGATACGCCAATTGCCGAGTTAGGTTTCGCCGGTATAGGAGTTGGTTCGGCCATTAACGGCTTGCGCCCAATTATTGAATTCATGACCTTCAACTTTTCGCTGGTGGCGATTGATCAGGTCATTAACTCAGCGGCAAAAGTTATGTCGATGTCGGGCGGGCAATATTCCTGCCCGATTGTGTTTCGGGGCCCTACCGGTAATGCCGGTATGCTATCGAGCCAGCACTCGCAAAACTTTGAAAACTGGTTTGCCAATACACCCGGCCTGAAAGTTGTTGTGCCATCGAATCCCTACGATGCCAAAGGACTTCTGAAATCGTCGATTCGTGACAATGACCCGGTCATTTTTATGGAATCTGAATTGATGTATGGCGACAAAGGTCAGGTTCCCGAAGAAGAGTACCTGATCCCGATTGGCCAGGCTCACGTTGTACGCGAAGGAAATGACGTTACGATTGTATCGTTCGGCAAAATTATGAAAGTAGCGTTGGCCGCGGCTGACGAACTGGCCAAGAATGGCGTTTCGGCTGAGGTAATCGACCTGCGTACGGTTCGCCCAATCGACTATGCAACAATTATTAATTCGGTTAAAAAAACCAACCGGTGCGTCATTGTAGAAGAAGCCTGGCCACTGGCAGCTATTTCGTCGGAGCTAACCTATAACATCCAGCGCAATGCTTTCGATTATCTGGATGCTCCGGTAATTCGGGTAAATAGCATGGATTTGCCATTGCCCTATGCACCGACCCTCATTGAAGCGATTCTGCCAAGTGTGAAACGAACACTGCAAGCTGTTGAATCGGTGATGTATAAAAAATAA
- a CDS encoding amino acid permease, giving the protein METKLKPVDTSIMRKKPLSAYAADMQKSELKRVLTRWGLTSLGIGAVIGGGIFVLTGIAAHDWAGPALALSFVLAGVACTFAALCYAEFASILPVEGSAYAYSYGTVGEIFAWFIGWNLILEYMMGATTVAVSWSGYFEKLMHLFHINPPVWLLNDPITAQEKATQLRAAGEAIPEFSFAINLPAFLIVWVVTYILVKGIKEAASTNNLIVITKVIAVIFVIIAGSFYVDPTNWTPFIPLETIDEKGQPHFGFNGVVTAASIVFFAYIGFDAVSTQAGEAINPRKDVPFAIIASLIICTLLYILVSLVLTGMVPYDKLDLKAPVAQAFADVGLTWAVYIITIAAIAGLTSVMLVMMLGQTRIFLGMAKDGLLPKGLFAAIHPTFKTPWKSTILVGGIVSVVAALTPIDKVSELCSSGTLLAFAMICAAVWLLRVREPNLERPYKTPALPVVATMGILANLYLMWNLRVDTKIAFLVWGTLGLIVYFLYSRKHSNLNNPE; this is encoded by the coding sequence ATGGAAACCAAACTAAAACCAGTTGATACTAGCATCATGCGCAAAAAGCCGCTTTCGGCTTATGCGGCAGACATGCAAAAGAGTGAACTTAAGCGGGTTCTGACCCGATGGGGGCTAACATCATTAGGTATTGGAGCGGTCATCGGTGGCGGTATTTTCGTTCTGACGGGTATAGCCGCTCACGACTGGGCAGGTCCAGCCCTGGCACTCTCGTTTGTGCTGGCGGGTGTAGCCTGTACATTTGCCGCGCTCTGCTATGCCGAATTTGCTTCTATCTTACCCGTTGAAGGTTCGGCCTATGCCTATTCATACGGAACTGTTGGCGAAATTTTCGCCTGGTTCATTGGCTGGAACCTTATTCTGGAATACATGATGGGAGCCACAACCGTAGCCGTTAGCTGGTCGGGATACTTTGAGAAACTAATGCACCTGTTTCATATAAATCCTCCCGTCTGGTTACTAAACGATCCCATTACGGCGCAGGAAAAAGCGACGCAACTACGAGCAGCCGGTGAAGCAATTCCAGAATTTTCCTTTGCTATAAATTTACCCGCTTTCCTGATCGTATGGGTCGTAACATACATTCTGGTAAAAGGGATTAAGGAAGCGGCAAGTACCAACAACCTGATTGTAATAACCAAAGTAATAGCCGTTATTTTCGTTATTATTGCCGGCTCATTTTATGTAGATCCAACCAACTGGACACCTTTTATTCCGCTGGAAACAATTGACGAAAAAGGCCAGCCTCACTTTGGTTTTAATGGCGTGGTGACGGCGGCCAGTATTGTCTTCTTCGCCTACATTGGTTTTGATGCAGTATCGACTCAGGCAGGCGAAGCAATCAATCCCCGAAAAGACGTCCCCTTCGCTATTATAGCTTCGTTAATTATCTGTACGCTGTTATATATTCTGGTCTCACTGGTGTTAACAGGCATGGTTCCGTATGATAAACTTGACCTAAAAGCACCTGTTGCACAGGCATTTGCCGATGTAGGGCTGACCTGGGCTGTTTACATCATTACAATTGCAGCTATTGCGGGGCTAACCTCAGTTATGCTGGTAATGATGCTTGGCCAAACACGGATCTTCCTGGGTATGGCCAAAGATGGCCTCCTGCCCAAAGGGCTGTTTGCTGCCATTCACCCAACGTTTAAAACCCCCTGGAAGAGTACGATTCTGGTTGGAGGAATCGTATCGGTTGTTGCAGCATTGACCCCCATCGATAAGGTCTCTGAGTTGTGTAGCTCTGGCACATTGCTTGCCTTTGCCATGATTTGCGCTGCGGTATGGCTGCTGCGCGTTCGAGAGCCAAATCTGGAACGCCCTTACAAGACTCCGGCCTTGCCTGTTGTAGCAACAATGGGAATTCTGGCGAACCTATACCTGATGTGGAACCTCCGTGTCGATACCAAAATCGCGTTTCTGGTCTGGGGAACATTAGGCCTGATCGTGTACTTCCTGTATAGCCGCAAACACAGTAACCTGAACAATCCGGAGTAA
- the secDF gene encoding protein translocase subunit SecDF gives MQNRTGILILTGVLAAICIYFLSFTFVSRSIKTDAEAYATNKQGQVDLAKKQHYLDSLWKEPVFLGSTLQEVSERELGLGLDLQGGMHVVLEVSPADILRSLSGNNRDPKFNEALKQAAEDQKTSNTSFVDLFANNFKKLAPDTKLASIFATSANRSKINFQSSDTEVRKLLNDEVNGAFGRAFQIIQARVDKFGVANPNIQRLPGSGRIQIELPGVDNPERVRRLLTGAAKLEFTEVYRLNELAPAIEGMGAYLLREETARKAAQKTTATSPTAGTASKGSSLESQLAQGAKKDSTAKNDTAAAAAQGTALTQLFLPIGQDQLGVYLKDTARANAVLNAAEVRSLFPADAVPAWDRKTFKATDGKEILPLYFLKKPGGRAPLEGDVITDATNDYDDRGRPEVTMNMNAEGARKWKNLTAANVGRPIAILLDNLVYTAPNVQNEIPNGRSSISGSFTVEETKDMANVLKAGKLPAPTNIVEESVVGATLGSEAVSAGVISSVIGILLVFGFVVFYYNRAGLIADVALVVNLFFLLGVMASLGAVLTMPGIAGIVLSIGMAVDANVLIFERIKEELALGKTFKQAVSDGFTNAMSSIIDSNVTTFLTGIVLFIFGTGLILGFATTLIIGILTSLFAAIFITRLLLESYIRNGKTLTFSSSWAKNLFKDSNFDFVSRRKLYYTISSVIIAAGIISVLFKGFGLGVDFKGGRSYVIRFEKAVSTDDVRNALEGVLGASPEVKTYGGTGIGANQVKVTTPYLVDDNSEGADKRAEATIYKGLSSLKGNPAKIESSQKVGPTIAYDIMTSALWSILLAVAVVFIYILIRFKRLAFGYGAVVAMFHDVLIILAIFSIFNGLLPFSLDVDQAFVGALLTIMGYSMNDTVVVFDRVREYLNENRGKKESIPTIINNALNSTLSRTAVTGFSTILVLLVLFIFGGETIRGFSFAMLIGVIVGTYSSLFVATPIVVDALSRDQDKEDDKPVIEKKTGFDAVPADFTTTAPAATPEEFTAKKEKKEKKPLIRPSQS, from the coding sequence ATGCAAAATCGAACCGGAATACTCATTCTGACAGGAGTTCTTGCCGCTATCTGCATCTACTTTCTGTCATTTACGTTTGTCTCGCGAAGCATCAAAACCGATGCCGAGGCTTACGCAACCAATAAACAAGGACAGGTAGACCTTGCCAAAAAGCAGCACTACCTCGATTCGCTCTGGAAAGAGCCCGTTTTTTTGGGTAGCACCTTACAGGAAGTCTCAGAGCGTGAGTTAGGTCTTGGTCTGGACTTACAGGGGGGTATGCACGTGGTGCTTGAAGTGTCGCCTGCCGACATTCTTCGTAGCCTTTCGGGCAACAACCGCGATCCGAAATTTAACGAAGCGCTCAAACAAGCTGCCGAAGACCAGAAAACAAGCAACACCAGCTTTGTTGACCTGTTTGCCAATAACTTCAAAAAACTGGCTCCCGATACCAAACTGGCGAGCATTTTTGCAACAAGCGCCAACCGCAGCAAAATCAACTTCCAGTCGTCGGATACAGAAGTTCGGAAACTGCTGAACGACGAGGTCAATGGAGCCTTCGGACGGGCTTTCCAGATCATTCAGGCTCGGGTTGATAAATTCGGGGTAGCTAACCCCAATATTCAGCGTCTGCCAGGTTCGGGGCGTATTCAGATCGAACTGCCAGGTGTCGACAATCCAGAACGAGTGCGTCGTTTACTAACAGGAGCGGCAAAACTGGAGTTTACCGAAGTTTACCGCCTAAACGAACTAGCTCCCGCTATTGAAGGTATGGGCGCTTACCTGCTGCGCGAAGAAACAGCCCGTAAAGCAGCTCAAAAAACGACAGCAACCTCACCAACGGCCGGAACGGCCTCGAAAGGAAGCAGCCTTGAATCGCAGTTAGCACAGGGTGCAAAAAAAGATTCGACGGCCAAAAACGATACGGCTGCAGCAGCAGCTCAGGGTACAGCATTAACCCAACTGTTTCTGCCAATTGGCCAGGATCAGCTCGGTGTTTATCTGAAAGATACTGCTCGTGCTAATGCCGTGCTGAACGCAGCAGAGGTACGCAGCCTGTTTCCGGCCGATGCCGTTCCGGCCTGGGATCGTAAGACCTTTAAAGCAACGGATGGCAAAGAGATTCTGCCACTCTATTTCCTGAAAAAACCAGGTGGACGTGCTCCGCTTGAGGGCGATGTAATTACGGATGCCACTAATGATTATGATGACCGTGGCCGTCCGGAAGTAACGATGAACATGAATGCCGAAGGTGCCCGTAAGTGGAAAAACCTGACAGCTGCCAACGTTGGTCGCCCAATCGCAATTCTGCTCGACAATCTGGTTTATACTGCCCCTAACGTACAAAACGAAATTCCGAATGGCCGTTCTAGCATTTCAGGCAGCTTCACCGTAGAAGAGACCAAAGATATGGCTAACGTCCTGAAAGCCGGTAAGTTACCCGCGCCGACCAACATTGTTGAAGAAAGCGTTGTTGGCGCTACACTGGGGTCTGAAGCGGTTAGTGCCGGTGTTATTTCGTCAGTAATTGGTATTCTGCTTGTCTTCGGTTTTGTTGTATTCTACTACAATCGTGCTGGACTTATTGCCGACGTTGCGCTGGTTGTCAACCTGTTCTTCCTGCTGGGTGTTATGGCCTCCCTTGGTGCAGTGCTCACCATGCCTGGTATTGCTGGTATTGTGCTATCGATTGGTATGGCGGTGGATGCCAACGTACTGATTTTTGAGCGAATCAAAGAAGAACTGGCACTGGGAAAAACCTTTAAGCAGGCCGTTAGTGATGGGTTCACAAACGCCATGTCGTCGATTATTGACTCAAACGTAACAACCTTCCTGACCGGTATTGTCCTGTTCATTTTCGGAACGGGGCTGATCCTGGGTTTTGCCACAACGCTTATTATCGGTATTCTGACTTCGTTGTTTGCCGCTATCTTCATCACCCGCCTGCTGCTGGAATCGTATATTCGCAATGGTAAAACCCTGACCTTCTCGTCGTCGTGGGCCAAAAACCTGTTTAAAGATTCGAACTTCGATTTCGTATCGCGCCGGAAGCTGTACTACACCATTTCGTCGGTCATTATTGCTGCCGGTATTATTTCTGTCCTATTCAAAGGCTTTGGCCTTGGCGTCGACTTTAAAGGTGGACGGTCGTATGTGATTCGATTTGAAAAAGCCGTCAGCACCGACGATGTACGCAACGCGCTCGAAGGCGTTCTGGGTGCTTCGCCCGAAGTAAAAACCTACGGCGGAACCGGTATTGGCGCTAATCAGGTAAAAGTAACAACACCTTATCTGGTAGACGACAATTCGGAAGGTGCTGACAAACGGGCCGAGGCCACCATCTACAAAGGATTAAGCAGCCTGAAAGGAAACCCTGCCAAAATCGAAAGTTCGCAGAAAGTTGGACCAACCATCGCTTACGATATCATGACGTCGGCACTTTGGTCGATCCTGCTGGCGGTAGCGGTCGTTTTCATCTATATCCTGATTCGGTTTAAACGGCTGGCCTTTGGATACGGCGCTGTGGTGGCCATGTTCCACGATGTACTTATCATTCTGGCTATATTCTCGATTTTCAACGGTTTGCTACCCTTCTCACTCGATGTCGATCAGGCATTTGTAGGCGCTCTGCTAACGATTATGGGATATTCGATGAACGATACTGTAGTTGTATTCGACCGCGTTCGGGAATACCTGAATGAAAACCGCGGCAAAAAAGAAAGCATTCCAACTATTATCAACAATGCTCTGAATAGTACGCTGAGTCGTACGGCTGTTACTGGCTTCTCAACCATTCTGGTACTGTTGGTGCTCTTTATTTTCGGAGGAGAAACCATTCGTGGCTTCTCATTCGCGATGCTCATTGGCGTTATTGTTGGTACATACTCATCGTTGTTCGTTGCTACGCCTATTGTGGTAGATGCTCTGAGCCGCGATCAGGATAAAGAAGACGACAAGCCGGTGATTGAGAAGAAAACTGGTTTTGACGCTGTACCGGCAGACTTTACGACGACTGCCCCTGCGGCTACGCCCGAAGAGTTCACCGCCAAGAAGGAGAAAAAAGAGAAAAAGCCATTGATTCGCCCTTCGCAATCGTAA
- a CDS encoding sigma-70 family RNA polymerase sigma factor, which produces MQSANTNIPHHQTSHLEHLQASEQQNYIKEAINRHPPRERLMITLYYLDEKSIWEIEEITGLSESNIKIKLFRARKVLEEQLRFLL; this is translated from the coding sequence ATTCAAAGCGCCAATACCAATATACCTCATCACCAAACTTCTCATCTGGAGCATCTACAGGCATCTGAGCAACAGAACTATATTAAAGAGGCTATTAATCGACACCCGCCAAGGGAAAGGCTAATGATTACGTTATATTACCTGGATGAAAAGTCAATCTGGGAGATTGAAGAAATTACCGGCTTATCGGAATCCAACATTAAAATAAAATTATTCCGGGCCAGAAAAGTATTGGAAGAGCAGTTACGGTTTTTATTGTAA
- a CDS encoding ATP-binding cassette domain-containing protein, which produces MIEIRNIAKTFGDRQVLAGISGTFQPGDTSLIIGGSGTGKSVLLKCMIGLIKPDSGEVLYDGRNFLTGNLEEQKAIRREMGVLFQGSALFDSKTVLENVQFPLNMLTDQAESEKKDRSMECLRRVGLENAGDRMPSEISGGMKKRVGIARAIVLNPKYLFCDEPNSGLDPLTSIKIDQLISEITDEFKITTVVITHDMNSMMEIGEKIMFLYQGNKLWEGNSNTLTQSDVPELNEFIYANKLLREMEK; this is translated from the coding sequence AGATCGACAGGTTCTGGCGGGCATTAGTGGTACGTTTCAGCCGGGCGATACCAGTTTAATAATCGGTGGTAGTGGTACCGGTAAAAGCGTTCTGCTAAAATGTATGATTGGCTTAATCAAGCCCGACTCGGGAGAGGTTCTGTACGACGGCCGCAACTTTCTGACGGGAAACCTGGAGGAACAGAAAGCTATTCGGCGCGAAATGGGAGTTTTGTTTCAGGGATCTGCCCTGTTCGACTCAAAGACAGTACTCGAAAATGTTCAGTTTCCGCTGAACATGCTTACCGATCAGGCCGAAAGCGAAAAGAAAGATCGGTCTATGGAATGTTTGCGCCGGGTGGGCCTGGAAAACGCGGGCGACCGGATGCCCTCCGAAATAAGTGGAGGAATGAAAAAGCGGGTTGGTATTGCCCGTGCTATCGTTTTAAATCCTAAATACTTATTCTGCGATGAACCCAACTCTGGCCTGGACCCGCTCACCTCCATCAAGATCGATCAGTTGATTTCCGAAATTACGGACGAATTCAAGATTACTACCGTTGTGATCACCCACGACATGAACTCGATGATGGAAATTGGCGAGAAAATTATGTTCCTCTATCAGGGAAATAAACTCTGGGAAGGTAACAGCAACACACTGACTCAGTCTGATGTACCAGAACTGAACGAATTTATTTATGCCAATAAATTGCTTCGGGAAATGGAGAAATGA
- a CDS encoding TonB-dependent receptor, with product MKKFFVFLLILYPFVSMAQSGLGRINGLLIDSTTSKPIPFATVALQTPDSKLLTGVTTNDKGSFILDRIPFGRYKVIISFVGYKSQTIDNVTLTTGKPAIDLGSILVPPDSRNLKEVNVVAQKPLVEDKGDRLVYNAETDVSNTGGTAVDVLRKVPMLTVDMDGNLKMRGSGNIKVLVNGKPSSIMARNLADALKQMPANIIKTVEVITSPGAKYDAEGSAGVINIITKKGVKGTNGTINVTGGNLNRSLGGNLNIKGKKLGLAISLNGYQYRNIGETSSFRTALSDGQPTSFLQQSTARDNTGTGGFGEMSVDYDPDTTNRINFSANAWGGDFPMNSTLDSRLTDTQGQVLQQYHRDIKYRNPYGNTEFNLGWTKTFKKTGQEFSLLTQYARMPDNYYYTITQTDRQSEVPAYLERSTNLSRNNEYTFQTDYAHPFTTYTKHDTLTIKAEIGAKTILRDIGSEFVIEQALTGKEVDYAVDPTRSNEFTYNQRVMAGYASLKIDTKRKWNLTAGTRLEHTSIDGNFVTTQSRFSNQYQNLIPSFSLAKTLASKHTVKISYTQRISRPLIWYLNPYRNYSDPKNIQTGNPYLNPELTHATELSYSTFGESGSSFNAALFWRQTNNSIEWLSAVDAQGVALSAPQNIGRNASYGANLNLTLQPNKNINLSINSELTYVHLTSIAFQQQTTGWIWSISPNFSYKLPKDWTLQSNGFVSSGWVSLQSRNTGWYYYSLSAKKEFIDKKASLTLNINNPFNRDVKITSNQFAPSYTAQNISFYMNRSVRLTVSYKFGQMSSGGKQSRKISNDDKK from the coding sequence ATGAAAAAATTTTTCGTATTCCTGCTTATTCTTTACCCATTCGTATCAATGGCTCAATCAGGTCTGGGACGAATTAATGGCCTACTTATCGACTCAACGACCTCTAAGCCAATTCCGTTTGCTACTGTTGCGCTCCAAACACCCGACAGTAAGTTGCTAACGGGTGTAACTACCAACGACAAAGGTTCATTTATACTTGATCGAATCCCCTTTGGCAGGTATAAAGTGATTATCTCGTTTGTTGGCTACAAATCCCAAACCATCGACAACGTAACTCTTACGACTGGCAAGCCCGCTATTGATCTGGGCAGTATACTTGTACCGCCAGACAGCCGTAATTTGAAAGAGGTTAATGTTGTTGCTCAGAAACCGCTGGTAGAAGACAAAGGTGACCGGCTGGTTTATAATGCCGAAACTGATGTGTCGAATACCGGCGGCACGGCCGTGGATGTGTTGCGGAAGGTGCCTATGCTGACCGTAGATATGGATGGTAATCTGAAAATGCGCGGCAGTGGCAACATAAAGGTGCTGGTGAATGGCAAACCCTCCTCCATTATGGCCCGAAATCTGGCTGATGCGCTTAAGCAAATGCCTGCCAACATCATTAAAACGGTTGAAGTAATTACTAGTCCCGGTGCAAAATACGATGCAGAAGGATCGGCAGGAGTAATCAACATTATTACCAAAAAAGGCGTAAAAGGCACTAATGGCACAATAAACGTGACGGGCGGAAACCTAAATCGTTCGTTGGGAGGAAATTTGAACATCAAGGGCAAAAAACTCGGTCTGGCCATTTCGCTGAATGGCTATCAATACCGAAATATTGGGGAAACGAGCAGTTTTCGAACGGCATTGTCTGATGGACAGCCAACCAGCTTTTTGCAGCAAAGTACAGCACGCGACAATACCGGTACGGGTGGCTTTGGCGAAATGAGCGTTGATTATGACCCCGATACAACGAACCGCATTAACTTTTCGGCCAATGCCTGGGGTGGAGATTTCCCGATGAACAGCACACTCGATAGCCGGCTGACCGATACCCAGGGCCAGGTTCTACAACAATATCATCGGGATATTAAGTATCGGAACCCTTACGGCAATACAGAATTTAACCTGGGCTGGACCAAAACATTCAAAAAAACAGGGCAGGAATTCAGCCTGTTAACGCAATATGCCCGGATGCCCGACAATTATTACTATACCATTACACAAACCGACAGGCAGTCGGAGGTGCCTGCTTATCTGGAGCGTAGTACCAATCTTAGCCGAAACAATGAATATACCTTCCAGACCGATTATGCGCATCCCTTTACCACCTACACCAAACACGACACCCTCACGATAAAAGCGGAAATCGGAGCCAAAACTATTCTGCGCGACATTGGCAGCGAATTTGTTATTGAACAGGCCCTGACAGGTAAAGAAGTCGACTATGCGGTTGATCCGACCCGATCGAATGAGTTTACTTATAACCAGCGGGTAATGGCTGGCTATGCTTCACTCAAAATAGACACAAAACGGAAGTGGAACCTAACGGCCGGAACCCGCCTTGAACACACCAGCATCGACGGCAATTTCGTGACAACGCAGAGCCGTTTTTCGAACCAGTATCAGAATTTGATCCCGAGTTTTTCGCTGGCCAAAACCCTTGCCAGCAAGCATACGGTAAAAATTAGCTATACCCAACGAATTTCGCGGCCGCTAATCTGGTATTTGAATCCGTATCGCAACTATAGTGACCCCAAAAATATACAGACAGGCAATCCATATCTGAATCCCGAACTCACCCACGCAACCGAGCTCTCCTATAGTACGTTCGGTGAGAGTGGTTCTTCTTTTAATGCGGCCCTGTTCTGGCGGCAAACAAACAACTCCATCGAATGGCTTTCAGCCGTCGATGCGCAGGGGGTAGCGCTGTCGGCTCCGCAAAACATTGGCCGCAATGCCAGCTACGGTGCAAACCTTAATTTGACGCTTCAACCCAACAAAAACATCAATCTTAGCATCAACAGTGAACTGACATACGTACATCTGACTAGTATTGCGTTTCAGCAGCAAACGACCGGCTGGATATGGAGCATAAGTCCTAATTTTTCGTATAAACTACCCAAAGACTGGACCCTGCAAAGCAACGGTTTTGTAAGCTCAGGCTGGGTATCCCTGCAAAGTCGCAATACAGGCTGGTACTATTACAGCTTATCAGCTAAGAAGGAATTTATCGACAAAAAAGCCAGCCTGACGCTGAACATCAATAACCCATTCAATCGGGATGTCAAGATCACAAGCAATCAGTTTGCTCCTTCTTACACTGCCCAAAACATTTCGTTTTATATGAACCGTTCTGTACGGCTTACGGTCAGCTATAAATTCGGTCAGATGAGTTCGGGCGGAAAGCAAAGCCGCAAAATCAGTAACGACGATAAGAAATAA
- a CDS encoding sulfite exporter TauE/SafE family protein → MSQQTLIGYISAIVVGIVIGLTGGGGSILTVPIFVYLFNIPTVLATSYSLFVVGATSLIGSLNHTLKKRVDFPVTLTFALPSFISVFLSRRFLVPALPDPLFQLNGFILPKNKALLYFFAIVMIMAARAMIRNERPEQGEAADGRPRYAGLALDGFAVGLLTGTIGAGGGFLIVPMLVLLAGLPIRRAVATSVLIIAVNSFVGFMGDIQHTTLDWNFLLPFTGLSVLGIFIGMYLAHYLAPGQLKKGFGWFVLAVACYILVNELHHLF, encoded by the coding sequence ATGAGTCAACAAACATTAATTGGATATATATCTGCCATAGTGGTAGGTATTGTGATTGGATTGACGGGCGGAGGAGGATCGATTCTAACAGTACCTATTTTTGTATACCTCTTTAACATTCCAACCGTCCTTGCCACATCCTATTCCTTATTTGTAGTAGGAGCCACTTCGCTGATCGGTTCCCTTAATCATACTCTAAAAAAGCGTGTCGACTTCCCGGTAACGCTGACGTTTGCCCTGCCATCATTTATATCCGTTTTTTTAAGCCGCCGATTTCTGGTTCCGGCCCTACCCGACCCACTTTTTCAGCTCAACGGTTTCATTCTGCCCAAAAATAAGGCACTACTTTACTTTTTTGCCATTGTGATGATTATGGCCGCCCGCGCCATGATTCGCAACGAACGACCCGAACAGGGAGAGGCTGCCGACGGACGCCCGCGCTACGCAGGACTGGCACTCGATGGATTCGCTGTTGGGCTGTTAACAGGAACTATTGGAGCCGGAGGAGGATTTCTGATTGTACCTATGCTGGTGCTTCTGGCAGGTCTGCCCATTCGTAGGGCTGTTGCTACGTCGGTATTGATTATAGCCGTCAATTCGTTTGTTGGCTTTATGGGCGATATTCAGCATACAACACTCGACTGGAACTTTCTATTACCATTTACGGGCCTTTCAGTACTGGGAATTTTTATTGGTATGTATCTGGCGCACTATCTAGCCCCTGGTCAGCTAAAAAAGGGTTTTGGCTGGTTTGTATTAGCAGTAGCCTGCTACATCCTGGTGAACGAACTGCATCACCTGTTTTAG